Below is a window of Verrucomicrobiia bacterium DNA.
GGACGGCGAAGAAGGGTTCCCCGGGACCCTGAATGTCACGGCCACGTACAAACTCACCGATGACAACGAACTGCGCCTCGATTTCAAGGCCAAGACAGACAAAGCGACGGTTGTCAACCTGACGCATCATTCCTACTTCAACCTCAAGGGCCAGGGCAACGGCGACATTCTCGGCCACGAAGTCTTCATCGATGGCGATCGCACCACGCCCGTTGACAGCGGATTGATCCCGACGGGCGAGTATGCATATGTCGAAGGCACGCCGTTTGACTTCCGCAAACCAACAGCCATTGGCGCGCGCATTGATGCGCAGGATCAGCAACTGCAATACGGTCCTGGTTACGACCATAACTGGGTCATCAACAAGGCGATGGGCAAGCTCGCCCTGCAGGCCCGCGTGCATGAACCGACGACGGGACGCGTGATGGAAGTGATCAGCGACCAGCCTGGTTTGCAGTTTTATGCAGGCAACTTCCTCGATGGCACGTTGACCGGCAAAGGCGGCAAGGTCTATCAGCGCCGCACAGGATTTTGCATGGAACCCCAGCATTATCCCGATTCACCGAACAAGCCGCAGTTCCCGAGCGTGGTATTGCGCCCTGGTGAGACCTATAAAAACACGATCATCTACAAGTTCAGCTCCAAATAGCTGAACCGTGGCCGCCTAACCTCAACCGAAGGAACCTCAACCATGTCCTCATTAGATTGGGCCGTTATAGGCCTGTATTTCCTAATCATCGGCATCGTCGCCTGGTGGTATGGGCGAAACCAGAAAGATACCAAGGACTTCTTCCTGGCCGGACGAAACGCAGGATGGATCACCATCGGCGCGTCGATCTTCACTTCGAACATCGGCTCCGAACACATCGTCGGTCTTGCAGGCCAGGGCGCGGCGACGGGCATGGCGATGGCTCACTGGGAACTTCACGCCTGGGTGCTCATCATGCTGGCGGGTTTGTTCGTGCCGTTCTATTACAAGTCCGGCGTCGAAACGATCCCGGAGTTCCTGGAGAAACGCTTCAGCGCGCGCACCCGCCTGATCCTGTCAGGCGTTTCGCTCGTCGCCTACGTCTTCACAAAGGTCAGCGTCACCGTGTATGCGGGCGCAATCGTGTTCCAGGCGCTTCTCCCAGAAGTCGCAATAAAAGTTGGCGGTGCGACTTTGGATGCGTTCTGGATCGGCGCGTTCTCGACAGTCGTGATCACGGGAGTTTACACAGTCTTCGGTGGCATGCGCGCCATCATGGCTACCGCAACTCCGCAGGCCGTCATCATCCTGCTCGGTTCGTTCATCATCACCTACATCGGTCTCGATAAGCTCGGCGGGTGGGGCGAACTCGTAACGATGGCCAAGGCAAATGCCGATCAATTCGCGCTGTGGCGGCCTTTATCTGACCCCAATTTCCCATGGCTCGGCGTGCTGATCGCATCCCCGATCATCGGAATCTGGTATTGGTGTACTGACCAGTATATTGTGCAACGCACGCTGGCGGCCAAGGATCTCGCCACAGCACGCCGTGGTGCGCTGTTCGGCGGGTTGCTCAAAGTGTGGCCTGTGTTGATCTTCCTCATCCCCGGCATGATCGGCTGGGCGCTGCATCAAAAGGGCATCATCACGCTGCCACCGAAAATGGTCGGCGGAGTTCAAGTGGCAGCGATCGATGGCGATCGCGTGTTCCCCACCCTGGTGACCGCTCTCCTGCCTTCAGGTATCCGCGGCTTGATCGTGGCGTGCCTGCTGGCTGCGTTGATGAGTTCACTGGCTTCGCTCTTCAACTCCAGCGCGTCGCTTTTTACCGTCGATGTCTATGAAAAGATTCGCCCCGGACAGTCACCCAAGCACTTGCTGATGGTCGGCCGAATTGCGACGACGGTCGTTGTCGGTTTGGGAATCATATGGATCCCGGTCATGGCAAAAATATCGGGAGGTGGTCTCTACCAATATTTGCAGAGCGTCCAGGGCTACCTGGCGCCGCCGATCACCGCGGTCTTTCTGCTCGGGCTGTTCTGGAATCGCGTCAACTCCGCAGGCGCGACCTGGGGCCTGGCGGGCGGGTTCATCCTCGGCATGATCAAGCTCACGATGCAAAGCATGTACGGCGTTGGCAAACGCGAGACACCCGCGCTGTTCGCCGCGATCGGCGACTTCAACTTCCTCTACGCCACGGGCGTGTTGATGGCCGCAAGCATCATCATAATGGTCGTTGTCTCGCTCATGACGCCGCCGCCGCCGCGCGAGAAAATCAATGGCCTCACCTACAGCACCATTCACGTGGGACAAACCGCCGCGGAAATCAAGAACAGCTGGGACTTCGGCAATAAACTCATGGCCGCCCTCATCCTGTTGCTGGTTGGCGGGATGTATCTCTACTTCAGCTTCTGGCTGAAGTAGCTGCTTCAGGATCAATGTTCACGCGCAGCCTCGGGAAACCGGGGCTGTTTTTTTTCGGGAAAATTCCATTGCTCATGCTACAGTTCGGCATGTCCCGAATCCGCCTTGCCGCACTTGCCGTCGCTGGAGGTTTGACCCTGGCGCTGCCAATCCTGCTGGTTGCGCAATCTGCACGGACAACCACAAACCGCGCTGCGATTCAAACGCCGCAAATGCAGCGTGCAACCAATTCGCCCATGACCACGTTCAACAAACCCGATCCCGCTGAATTGAAGCAGAAGCTGACGCCCCTTCAGTTCAACGTCACCCAGAATGCAGGAACCGAGCCCGCGTTTCGCAACGAGTTCTGGAACAACCACCAGCACGGCATCTATCTTGACATCGTTTCAGGTGAACCGCTGTTCAGCTCGCTGGACAAATACGATTCGGGTTGCGGCTGGCCCAGCTTCACGAAACCCATTCAGAAAGCGCTCGTCGTTGAGAAGACCGATCGATCCCACGGGATGGAACGCATTGAAGTCCGCTCCAAAACCGCTGATTCGCACCTTGGCCATGTCTTCAACGACGGTCCCGCGCCGAGCCACCTGCGGTATTGCATCAACTCCGCCTCATTGAAGTTCGTGCCCGTTGAAGAGATGGAGGCGAAAGGTTTCGGAGCATACCTCGAGCCCTTCATCAAGGCCGGCGTCTATTCCGCAAAGAAATAAGTGGCGCAGGGCTCGGAGCGGGGACCTTCCGGTCGCTTCAATGATCGCACTCAGTCGTGGCAAATGATTGCCCTGCGGGTTCGTGCGCGCTCAAGCGGCGTAGACGGCGCGCTCCAAACCAAGAGTTTCCGCTTTTCTTTCCCACCCCCGTAATTACTCTGCGTCGCATTCGCAATGGCCCTAAGACTGTTCAACACTCTCACGCGCTCGGTTCAGGATTTCACCCCGCTCGACCCCGCTGGAAAACGCGTGGGAATGTATTGCTGCGGCCCCACTGTTTACGATTACGCCCACATCGGAAACTGCCGCACATTCGTGTTCAGCGATCTCGTCCGCCGATACCTTGAGTTCCGCGGCTACGCTGTCACCCACGTGATGAACATCACGGACGTCGAGGACAAGATCATCCGGCGCGTCCGCGAGTCCAATACGCCGCTCAGGGATTACACGGCGAAATACGAACAGGCATTCCTCGGCGACCTGAAAACCCTTGCCTGCCTCGAACCGCATCAGCGGCCGCACGCGACGGATTACATCCCTGACATTATCGAGCTGATTGCAAAGCTCATCGCGCGCGGGATCGCCTACAAAACACCTGATGGCTCGGTCTATTTCAGCATCGAAAAATATCGCGGCTGCGGCTGCCATTACGGCCAGCTGCTCAACCTGAACTTCGAGGAAATGCGCGTGGGCGAGCGCGTTCGGAGCGACGAATATGCAAAGGAATCCGTCGCGGACTTTGCTTTGTGGAAAGCGCGCGTGCCGGAAGATGGCGACGTGTTCTGGCCAAGCCCGTGGGGCGACGGCCGTCCCGGCTGGCACATCGAATGTTCGGCGATGAGCATGAAAATCCTCGGGCCGAGCTTCGATCTCCACCTGGGCGGCGAAGACCTGATCTTTCCGCATCATGAAGACGAAATCGCGCAGAGCGAAGGCGCGGGCATGCAGGCGCAAGGCCAGCGTTTTGTGAAGCATTGGATGCACGGAGCGCACCTGCTCGTCGAAGGCAAGAAGATGAGCAAGTCGCTCGGAAACTTTTTCACATTGCGCGACCTCCTGGACAAGGGATTCAACGGACGCGAAATCCGCTACCTGCTCCTTCAAGCGCATTATCGCGAGACGTTCAATTTTACGATTGAAGGTTTGCAAGGCGCACGCACCGCGCTGGCGCGCATCGATGAGTGCCTCGGCAAGTTACGCGAGCGCTCAACGGCGGCGAAGGCGGCGCCTGGGACGGAACTCGTGAACCAATTCACGGAAGCGCTGGACAACGACTTGAACATCTCAGGCGCGTGGGGCTGCGTGTTCGAATGGGTCCGCGAAACCAACAAACGCCTCGCGGACGCGGCCTTCACGGCTTCTGACGCCGCTGCCGCGCTTGGAGGCTGGGACAGGATCAATACGGTTCTCGGCCTCGCTGCTCCTGAGGAATCTGAAGCGCCCCCTGAACTGCTCGCCCTGTTGGAGGAACGCCAGGCCGCACGCAAGGCAAAGGATTTTAAGCGCTCAGATGCCATTCGCGACGAATTGAAGGCGAAGGGTTGGATTATCGAAGACAGCCCGAAGGGATCGAAGCTCAAGAAGGCTTGAAGCGATGGCAGGATTGTTCATCACGTTCGAGGGAACGGAAGGATGCGGAAAGTCGACGCAACTCGCGCTGCTCGCAGATCGTCTTCGCACGATCGGCCATACGGTGCGGACATTGCGTGAGCCCGGCGGGACTGCGATTGGGGAAGAAATTCGCCACACCCTGAAGCACAGTCCTGCCAACCATGGCATGACTCCGGAGGCTGAGCTGCTGCTGCTGAACGCGAGCCGCGCGCAGCTGGTCAGGGAAGTCATCCGCCCTGCCCTTGCATCAGGCGAAATAGTTCTCTGCGACCGCTTCCTCGATTCCACAATTGTTTATCAAGGCCACGGCAGGCAGCTGGATCTCGGGATGATCCGCTCCATCATCGATCTCGCGGTCGGCGGCACGCGCCCAACTGTGACGCTGCTTTTGCGTGTTTCGCAGAACGTCAGTGAAGCAAGGCAGCGCGCGCGCGCGGCGCAGCAGCCAGTTGTGCGCGATCGTTTTGAGGAAGCGGATCGCAGTTTCTTCAGCCGCGTGGAATTGGGCTACGACGAAATCGCGCGGGCAGAGCGGGAACGTATTCGGATTGTCGAAGCCAATCAATCGGTTGAAGCGGTCGCCGCAGCGGTGTGGACGGAGGTGGAACGATTTCTCAAACCCCCTGCGTCTGCGTAATTGTCAAACCCGCCAGGGTTGAATTTTACCGAACGCAATCCAATCGTTGTTGTCCATATTGCGTCAGTTGCTTAGGACGTAGCGCCGTAGCGCACGGTTTCCAAACTTGTCCACCCTCCGCAGTAGCTGCTACGGAGGACGGGCGATACAGAGACTCGGGGCCTGCGCTACGCCATTCGTACGCTGTTGAAGCGCCCGCAACCGAAACTTGCGCGACGCGCTGACGACAGGCAACACTGGACGACCAATGAACGCATGCAGCAAACGTACTTTGCCAGCGTCAGGGATTGCCATAGCCCTGACGCTCTTCGTGCTGCTGCTGTCCTCTGCACTCCTTTCCGCCGCGCAATTCACGGCTTCACTTGATCGGCCTGTCTTCGAATTGGGCGACCAGGCAAAACTTATCCTGACCTTCGAAGGCGGCGAACCTGCCGGACCGCCAGGAGCGCCGCGGGTGCCGGGGCTGCAGATTGCCTATGCAGGACAAACGAGCCAGGCGATATTCATTAACGGAAGGGCCAGTTCCACACTTTCCTATTCCTATGGCGTGACGGCGCAACGGGTTGGGGAATACACAATTCCGGAAATGGTGGTGACCGTTGGGGGCCAGCAGTTGAAGTCGCAGCCGCTCAAGCTGACCGTGACGCAACCCGGAG
It encodes the following:
- the tmk gene encoding dTMP kinase, with protein sequence MAGLFITFEGTEGCGKSTQLALLADRLRTIGHTVRTLREPGGTAIGEEIRHTLKHSPANHGMTPEAELLLLNASRAQLVREVIRPALASGEIVLCDRFLDSTIVYQGHGRQLDLGMIRSIIDLAVGGTRPTVTLLLRVSQNVSEARQRARAAQQPVVRDRFEEADRSFFSRVELGYDEIARAERERIRIVEANQSVEAVAAAVWTEVERFLKPPASA
- the msrB gene encoding peptide-methionine (R)-S-oxide reductase MsrB, with translation MLQFGMSRIRLAALAVAGGLTLALPILLVAQSARTTTNRAAIQTPQMQRATNSPMTTFNKPDPAELKQKLTPLQFNVTQNAGTEPAFRNEFWNNHQHGIYLDIVSGEPLFSSLDKYDSGCGWPSFTKPIQKALVVEKTDRSHGMERIEVRSKTADSHLGHVFNDGPAPSHLRYCINSASLKFVPVEEMEAKGFGAYLEPFIKAGVYSAKK
- a CDS encoding aldose epimerase family protein; amino-acid sequence: MKTNMIEWMLVIGAGAFVACLAGCATGGSSPENANKQPFGTVDGQAVELYTLRNSKGAEAKIMTYGGIVQSLTMPDRNGQFADIVLGFDNVDDYVKGSPYFGCLVGRYGNRIGNAKFTLEGKTYELAKNNNGHSLHGGIKGFDKVVWKVVSAGKQHLELNYISKDGEEGFPGTLNVTATYKLTDDNELRLDFKAKTDKATVVNLTHHSYFNLKGQGNGDILGHEVFIDGDRTTPVDSGLIPTGEYAYVEGTPFDFRKPTAIGARIDAQDQQLQYGPGYDHNWVINKAMGKLALQARVHEPTTGRVMEVISDQPGLQFYAGNFLDGTLTGKGGKVYQRRTGFCMEPQHYPDSPNKPQFPSVVLRPGETYKNTIIYKFSSK
- the cysS gene encoding cysteine--tRNA ligase gives rise to the protein MALRLFNTLTRSVQDFTPLDPAGKRVGMYCCGPTVYDYAHIGNCRTFVFSDLVRRYLEFRGYAVTHVMNITDVEDKIIRRVRESNTPLRDYTAKYEQAFLGDLKTLACLEPHQRPHATDYIPDIIELIAKLIARGIAYKTPDGSVYFSIEKYRGCGCHYGQLLNLNFEEMRVGERVRSDEYAKESVADFALWKARVPEDGDVFWPSPWGDGRPGWHIECSAMSMKILGPSFDLHLGGEDLIFPHHEDEIAQSEGAGMQAQGQRFVKHWMHGAHLLVEGKKMSKSLGNFFTLRDLLDKGFNGREIRYLLLQAHYRETFNFTIEGLQGARTALARIDECLGKLRERSTAAKAAPGTELVNQFTEALDNDLNISGAWGCVFEWVRETNKRLADAAFTASDAAAALGGWDRINTVLGLAAPEESEAPPELLALLEERQAARKAKDFKRSDAIRDELKAKGWIIEDSPKGSKLKKA
- a CDS encoding sodium:solute symporter, producing the protein MSSLDWAVIGLYFLIIGIVAWWYGRNQKDTKDFFLAGRNAGWITIGASIFTSNIGSEHIVGLAGQGAATGMAMAHWELHAWVLIMLAGLFVPFYYKSGVETIPEFLEKRFSARTRLILSGVSLVAYVFTKVSVTVYAGAIVFQALLPEVAIKVGGATLDAFWIGAFSTVVITGVYTVFGGMRAIMATATPQAVIILLGSFIITYIGLDKLGGWGELVTMAKANADQFALWRPLSDPNFPWLGVLIASPIIGIWYWCTDQYIVQRTLAAKDLATARRGALFGGLLKVWPVLIFLIPGMIGWALHQKGIITLPPKMVGGVQVAAIDGDRVFPTLVTALLPSGIRGLIVACLLAALMSSLASLFNSSASLFTVDVYEKIRPGQSPKHLLMVGRIATTVVVGLGIIWIPVMAKISGGGLYQYLQSVQGYLAPPITAVFLLGLFWNRVNSAGATWGLAGGFILGMIKLTMQSMYGVGKRETPALFAAIGDFNFLYATGVLMAASIIIMVVVSLMTPPPPREKINGLTYSTIHVGQTAAEIKNSWDFGNKLMAALILLLVGGMYLYFSFWLK